A genomic window from Silurus meridionalis isolate SWU-2019-XX chromosome 21, ASM1480568v1, whole genome shotgun sequence includes:
- the smg5 gene encoding protein SMG5 isoform X1, with protein MFLHPVDYGRKAEELLWRKVYYEVIQVIKTNKKHVHSRSTLECAYRTHLIAGVGFYQHLLLYIQSHYQLELQDCIDWTHVTDPLIGRKKPVSATAKEMEWAQMACHRCLVYLGDLARYQNELAGVEAEQLAERFYHQALSVSPTVGMPFNQLGTLAGSKFYNVEAMYYYLRCIQSETPFEGAYGNLKRLFDKAAKMYHQVKKQETKKLSPSRQRSKDIKRLLVSFMYLQSLLQPKNSVMDAELTSLCQSVLEDFNLVLFYQPSPSHGSQSVSEEEDEHDQTFNVLPDSLVFKMVVICLMVVHSLKRGGSKQYSTSIAFTLALFSHLVNHVNIRLQAELEQGESDVPALRTDVPMDNVDPREQTNTLPSEGGPLQNGSIEEEDGDDENDEDEMKDDGTKVSEKTPAKKSSEEKPKQKRKFSRLSMLRRRRCPRNEDESDLSEGFESDEEEDEEPPRADGPGVPANSSLGKDAVGEQGVWESGSEEEEEEEEGGTAFDVETDSDMNSQESRSDLEDIEDAASPVQEQQQHVEEEEESKARLSRDEVSTPPATNGPLLSADPSISSNLQAVSSQLFQAKRCFRLAPTFSNVLLIPSHTSNTTSDSVPSHEATPPVDTPTIASMEITNGTNDNDVDTEDSEHSNPSYHSEKTLSERLEILTNQGLIQVVKVFVDWLRTNTDIVLMCAQSSQSLWNRLSVLLNLLPDGNKMLEADLGLKKEFRDLLACSEQPDLVQTVLLPEDQALRHLPALNLTHRRLDFTHHRGSLSPRQECVVRLCCIRSFGHFLTGLQGNVLHYNPEAGIFTSISQSEQDNMVQQAKAQFRMAEEEARRNRLMRDMAQLRLQLEVSQLEGSLQQPKSQSSMSPYLVPDTGALCQHLNLLRHLAASGCFIIIIPRTVIDGLDVLKKENPGARDSIRFLESEFRKGNRYIRCQKESGRSFERDKLKRQDIEAWHLYKMVDSCRQLTGSQSGGDEDTAGMVTILTGYSVEELAERSAPMKSAVQAVVAAGMELKNVVEFYRQWKEMG; from the exons ATGTTCTTGCACCCGGTGGATTACGGCCGCAAGGCGGAGGAGCTGCTCTGGAGGAAGGTCTACTACGAGGTCATTCAAGTCATCAAGACCAACAAGAAG CACGTCCACAGCCGCAGCACTCTGGAGTGCGCCTACAGAACTCACCTGATCGCTGGAGTCGGCTTCTACCAGCATCTCCTGCTCTACATCCAGTCCCACTACCAGCTCGAGCTGCAGGACTGCATCGACTGGACGCACGTCACCGACCCGCTCATCG GTCGTAAGAAGCCCGTCTCTGCCACGGCGAAGGAGATGGAATGGGCTCAGATGGCGTGTCATCGATGTCTCGTGTACTTGGGTGACCTCG CACGCTATCAGAACGAGCTGGCAGGCGTGGAGGCCGAGCAGCTGGCCGAGAGATTTTATCACCAGGCCCTGTCTGTTTCACCGACCGTCG GAATGCCTTTTAATCAGCTCGGTACTCTGGCCGGGAGTAAATTTTATAACGTAGAAGCGATGTATTATTACCTTCGCTG CATTCAGTCCGAGACGCCTTTCGAAGGAGCCTACGGGAACCTGAAGCGTCTGTTCGATAAAGCGGCCAAGATGTACCATCAGGTGAAGAAACAAGAGACGAAGAAGCTCTCACCGTCACGCCAGAG ATCAAAGGACATTAAGCGACTCCTCGTAAGCTTCATGTACCTCCAGAGTTTACTGCAGCCCAAGAACAG cgtaATGGACGCAGAGCTGACGTCGCTGTGCCAGTCGGTCCTGGAGGACTTTAACCTGGTGCTGTTCTACCAGCCCAGTCCGAGTCACGGCAGCCAGTCGGTCAGCGAGGAGGAAGACGAGCATGATCAGACCTTTAACGTTCTCCCAGACAGCCTGGTCTTCAAAATGGTGGTGATCTGCCTCATGGTGGTGCACAGCTTAAAGAGAGGAG GTTCTAAGCAGTACAGCACCTCCATCGCCTTCACACTAGCACTTTTCTCCCACCTGGTGAACCACGTGAACATAAGACTACAAGCCGAGCTCGAACAAGGAGAGAGCGACGTTCCGGCGTTACGCACCGACGTTCCCATGG acaaCGTCGATCCTCGAGAGCAGACGAACACACTTCCCTCGGAGGGCGGACCACTGCAGAACGGCTCCATAGAAGAAGAAGACGGAGACGACGAGAACGACGAAGACGAGATGAAAGACGATGGGACGAAGGTTTCTGAGAAAACCCCTGCGAAGAAGAGCAGTGAGGAAAAGCCGAAACAGAAGAGGAAGTTCTCGCGGCTGTCGATGCTGCGACGGCGCCGCTGCCCTCGCAACGAGGACGAGAGCGACCTGAGCGAAGGATTCGAGAGCGATGAAGAGGAGGACGAAGAACCCCCGAGAGCCGACGGTCCGGGAGTCCCGGCCAATTCCTCTCTGGGCAAAGACGCGGTGGGGGAGCAGGGTGTGTGGGAGAGTGGAtccgaggaggaggaggaggaggaagaaggcgGCACCGCGTTCGATGTCGAAACGGACTCCGATATGAACAGCCAGGAGTCGCGATCCGATCTGGAGGACATTGAGGACGCGGCAAGTCCGGTgcaggagcagcagcagcacgtagaagaggaagaagagtcGAAGGCACGTTTGTCACGTGACGAAGTCTCCACCCCTCCCGCCACCAACGGCCCGCTGCTGTCCGCCGACCCCAGCATCAGCAGCAACCTGCAGGCCGTGTCCTCACAGCTCTTCCAAGCCAAACGCTGCTTCCGTCTCGCACCGACCTTCAGCAACGTCCTTCTGATACCCTCACACACCTCCAACACAACCTCCGATTCAGTCCCCTCACACGAAGCCACGCCTCCTGTAGACACGCCTACTATTGCAAGTATGGAGATCACCAATGGAACTAATGACAATG ACGTCGACACCGAGGACAGCGAGCACAGCAACCCGTCATATCACAGCGAGAAAACGCTCTCGGAGAGACTGGAGATTCTGACCAACCAAGGCCTCATTCAGGTGGTCAAGGTCTTCGTGGATTGGCTGAGAACAAACACGGACATCGTTCTCATGTGTGCGCAG AGCTCTCAGAGTCTGTGGAATCGTCTCTCAGTGCTGCTAAACCTCCTGCCTGATGGGAACAAGATGCTGGAAGCAG ATCTGGGTCTGAAGAAGGAGTTCAGGGATCTTCTGGCGTGTAGTGAACAGCCGGACCTGGTGCAGACGGTGCTGCTGCCCGAGGACCAGGCGCTACGTCACCTACCCGCCCTGAACCTGACACACCGCCGCCTCGACTTTACTCATCACAGGGGCAGCCTGAGTCCACGGCAGGAG TGTGTGGTGCGCTTGTGCTGTATCCGCAGCTTCGGCCACTTCCTCACCGGTCTCCAAGGCAACGTCCTGCACTACAACCCGGAGGCGGGGATTTTCACCagcatcagccaatcagagcaggACAACATGGTCCAGCAGGCGAAGGCGCAGTTCCGCATG GCTGAAGAGGAAGCACGCAGGAACCGGCTCATGAGGGACATGGCGCAGCTCCGTCTGCAG TTAGAGGTGTCCCAGCTGGAGGGCAGTCTTCAGCAACCCAAATCCCAGTCGTCCATGTCTCCGTACCTGGTGCCAGACACTGGAGCTCTGTGCCAACACCTGAACCTGCTGCGGCATCTGGCAGCAAGCGgctgcttcatcatcatcatcccacGCACAG TCATTGATGGACTCGATGTCCTGAAGAAGGAAAATCCTGGTGCGAGGGACAGCATCAGATTTTTGGAGTCTGAGTTTCGGAAAGGGAATCG atatATCCGGTGTCAGAAAGAGTCCGGGAGGAGTTTCGAGAGGGATAAGCTGAAGAGACAGGACATTGAAGCGTG GCACCTGTATAAAATGGTGGACAGCTGCCGCCAGCTGACGGGATCTCAGAGCGGAGGAGACGAGGACACGGCCGGCATGGTGACCATCCTGACGGGGTACTCGGTGGAGGAGCTTGCCGAACGCTCCGCCCCCATGAAG TCGGCAGTCCAGGCAGTCGTGGCGGCGGGGATGGAGCTGAAGAACGTCGTGGAATTTTACCGGCAGTGGAAGGAAATGGGCTGA
- the paqr6 gene encoding membrane progestin receptor delta isoform X2, with translation MKRIPEHLFPVWAGPGRGRGWSWPVCITWEGGEGLQSWGLDSAVWCMLCRGGREKLEQACQRGKGALQLPKAMLQLKLPRLFNIHQVPKVFWEDGIMSGYRHPQSSALDCILSSFQMTNETVNIWTHFLPTWYFLWRFFVLCSTVDFLFDSYTWPLLVYMLLICIYPFTSSCAHTFSTMSPEARHICYFFDYGALSLYSLGCAIAYGFYVMPECWVNSRLHHHFVPIAIANTIFCTSTSCYSRFLELHFPHRSKILRTGAFVIPFMFDNIPLFYRLLLGFGGGCAHTDSLSSHCYHLLFAFLTCFLFASHLPERLAPGRFDYIGHSHQLFHICAVVGTHFQMEAILADMASRRAWLTAHSAVPSFLGTLGALALGILLNLGIIGLFSASLLPPPKFTTHRTPQANGSVKDE, from the exons ATGAAGCGCATTCCAGAGCACT TGTTTCCCGTGTGGGCGGGGCCAGGCAGAGGGCGGGGCTGGTCCTGGCCTGTGTGTATAACATGGGAGGGCGgtgaaggtcttcagtcgtgGGGTTTGGACTCTGCGGTTTGGTGCATGCTGTGTCGTGGAGGTCGAGAGAAGCTGGAGCAGGCGTGTCAGAGGGGCAAGGGGGCGCTACAACTACCCAAAGCCATGCTCCAACTTAAACTGCCCCGCCTCTTCAATATCCACCAAGTCCCAAAG GTGTTTTGGGAGGACGGCATCATGTCCGGTTACAGACATCCTCAAAGCTCCGCCCTGGACTGCATCCTCAGCAGCTTTCAGATGACCAATGAAACAGTGAATATCTGGACCCACTTCCTGCCAACATG GTACTTCCTGTGGCGCTTCTTTGTGCTCTGTTCCACGGTGGACTTCCTGTTCGATAGCTACACATGGCCGCTGCTGGTGTACATGCTGCTCATCTGCATTTATCCCTTCACATCCAGCTGTGCTCACACCTTCAGCACGATGTCACCTGAAGCCCGGCACATCTGCTACTTCTTCGACTATGGAGCGCTTAGCCTTTACAGCCTgg GCTGCGCGATCGCGTACGGGTTCTACGTCATGCCTGAATGTTGGGTGAACAGTCGACTCCATCACCACTTCGTCCCCATCGCTATTGCTAACACCATCTTCTGCACCAGCACATCCTGCTACTCCAG gttTTTGGAATTGCATTTCCCTCACAGGAGTAAAATCCTACGGACCGGAGCGTTCGTTATTCCCTTCATGTTCGACAACATCCCGCTTTTCTACCGA CTCTTGCTGGGTTTTGGTGGAGGCTGCGCTCACACAGACTCTCTGTCCAGTCACTGCTATCACCTGCTGTTTGCTTTCCTCACCTGCTTCCTGTTCGCTTCTCACCTGCCCGAGAGACTCGCGCCGGGACGCTTCGACTACATCG GCCACAGTCACCAGCTGTTCCACATCTGCGCCGTAGTCGGGACACACTTTCAGATGGAGGCGATTCTGGCGGACATGGCGTCACGTCGCGCCTGGCTCACCGCTCACTCGGCTGTTCCATCCTTCCTGGGAACGCTGGGAGCTCTGGCGCTCGGAATCCTGCTCAACCTGGGCATCATCGGCCTGTTTAGTGCCAGTCTGCTGCCTCCTCCCAAGTTCACGACACACCGCACACCTCAAGCTAACGGCAGCGTGAAAGACGAGTAA
- the paqr6 gene encoding membrane progestin receptor delta isoform X3 → MLCRGGREKLEQACQRGKGALQLPKAMLQLKLPRLFNIHQVPKVFWEDGIMSGYRHPQSSALDCILSSFQMTNETVNIWTHFLPTWYFLWRFFVLCSTVDFLFDSYTWPLLVYMLLICIYPFTSSCAHTFSTMSPEARHICYFFDYGALSLYSLGCAIAYGFYVMPECWVNSRLHHHFVPIAIANTIFCTSTSCYSRFLELHFPHRSKILRTGAFVIPFMFDNIPLFYRLLLGFGGGCAHTDSLSSHCYHLLFAFLTCFLFASHLPERLAPGRFDYIGHSHQLFHICAVVGTHFQMEAILADMASRRAWLTAHSAVPSFLGTLGALALGILLNLGIIGLFSASLLPPPKFTTHRTPQANGSVKDE, encoded by the exons ATGCTGTGTCGTGGAGGTCGAGAGAAGCTGGAGCAGGCGTGTCAGAGGGGCAAGGGGGCGCTACAACTACCCAAAGCCATGCTCCAACTTAAACTGCCCCGCCTCTTCAATATCCACCAAGTCCCAAAG GTGTTTTGGGAGGACGGCATCATGTCCGGTTACAGACATCCTCAAAGCTCCGCCCTGGACTGCATCCTCAGCAGCTTTCAGATGACCAATGAAACAGTGAATATCTGGACCCACTTCCTGCCAACATG GTACTTCCTGTGGCGCTTCTTTGTGCTCTGTTCCACGGTGGACTTCCTGTTCGATAGCTACACATGGCCGCTGCTGGTGTACATGCTGCTCATCTGCATTTATCCCTTCACATCCAGCTGTGCTCACACCTTCAGCACGATGTCACCTGAAGCCCGGCACATCTGCTACTTCTTCGACTATGGAGCGCTTAGCCTTTACAGCCTgg GCTGCGCGATCGCGTACGGGTTCTACGTCATGCCTGAATGTTGGGTGAACAGTCGACTCCATCACCACTTCGTCCCCATCGCTATTGCTAACACCATCTTCTGCACCAGCACATCCTGCTACTCCAG gttTTTGGAATTGCATTTCCCTCACAGGAGTAAAATCCTACGGACCGGAGCGTTCGTTATTCCCTTCATGTTCGACAACATCCCGCTTTTCTACCGA CTCTTGCTGGGTTTTGGTGGAGGCTGCGCTCACACAGACTCTCTGTCCAGTCACTGCTATCACCTGCTGTTTGCTTTCCTCACCTGCTTCCTGTTCGCTTCTCACCTGCCCGAGAGACTCGCGCCGGGACGCTTCGACTACATCG GCCACAGTCACCAGCTGTTCCACATCTGCGCCGTAGTCGGGACACACTTTCAGATGGAGGCGATTCTGGCGGACATGGCGTCACGTCGCGCCTGGCTCACCGCTCACTCGGCTGTTCCATCCTTCCTGGGAACGCTGGGAGCTCTGGCGCTCGGAATCCTGCTCAACCTGGGCATCATCGGCCTGTTTAGTGCCAGTCTGCTGCCTCCTCCCAAGTTCACGACACACCGCACACCTCAAGCTAACGGCAGCGTGAAAGACGAGTAA
- the smg5 gene encoding protein SMG5 isoform X2, giving the protein MFLHPVDYGRKAEELLWRKVYYEVIQVIKTNKKHVHSRSTLECAYRTHLIAGVGFYQHLLLYIQSHYQLELQDCIDWTHVTDPLIGRKKPVSATAKEMEWAQMACHRCLVYLGDLARYQNELAGVEAEQLAERFYHQALSVSPTVGMPFNQLGTLAGSKFYNVEAMYYYLRCIQSETPFEGAYGNLKRLFDKAAKMYHQVKKQETKKLSPSRQRSKDIKRLLVSFMYLQSLLQPKNSVMDAELTSLCQSVLEDFNLVLFYQPSPSHGSQSVSEEEDEHDQTFNVLPDSLVFKMVVICLMVVHSLKRGGSKQYSTSIAFTLALFSHLVNHVNIRLQAELEQGESDVPALRTDVPMDNVDPREQTNTLPSEGGPLQNGSIEEEDGDDENDEDEMKDDGTKVSEKTPAKKSSEEKPKQKRKFSRLSMLRRRRCPRNEDESDLSEGFESDEEEDEEPPRADGPGVPANSSLGKDAVGEQGVWESGSEEEEEEEEGGTAFDVETDSDMNSQESRSDLEDIEDAASPVQEQQQHVEEEEESKARLSRDEVSTPPATNGPLLSADPSISSNLQAVSSQLFQAKRCFRLAPTFSNVLLIPSHTSNTTSDSVPSHEATPPVDTPTIANVDTEDSEHSNPSYHSEKTLSERLEILTNQGLIQVVKVFVDWLRTNTDIVLMCAQSSQSLWNRLSVLLNLLPDGNKMLEADLGLKKEFRDLLACSEQPDLVQTVLLPEDQALRHLPALNLTHRRLDFTHHRGSLSPRQECVVRLCCIRSFGHFLTGLQGNVLHYNPEAGIFTSISQSEQDNMVQQAKAQFRMAEEEARRNRLMRDMAQLRLQLEVSQLEGSLQQPKSQSSMSPYLVPDTGALCQHLNLLRHLAASGCFIIIIPRTVIDGLDVLKKENPGARDSIRFLESEFRKGNRYIRCQKESGRSFERDKLKRQDIEAWHLYKMVDSCRQLTGSQSGGDEDTAGMVTILTGYSVEELAERSAPMKSAVQAVVAAGMELKNVVEFYRQWKEMG; this is encoded by the exons ATGTTCTTGCACCCGGTGGATTACGGCCGCAAGGCGGAGGAGCTGCTCTGGAGGAAGGTCTACTACGAGGTCATTCAAGTCATCAAGACCAACAAGAAG CACGTCCACAGCCGCAGCACTCTGGAGTGCGCCTACAGAACTCACCTGATCGCTGGAGTCGGCTTCTACCAGCATCTCCTGCTCTACATCCAGTCCCACTACCAGCTCGAGCTGCAGGACTGCATCGACTGGACGCACGTCACCGACCCGCTCATCG GTCGTAAGAAGCCCGTCTCTGCCACGGCGAAGGAGATGGAATGGGCTCAGATGGCGTGTCATCGATGTCTCGTGTACTTGGGTGACCTCG CACGCTATCAGAACGAGCTGGCAGGCGTGGAGGCCGAGCAGCTGGCCGAGAGATTTTATCACCAGGCCCTGTCTGTTTCACCGACCGTCG GAATGCCTTTTAATCAGCTCGGTACTCTGGCCGGGAGTAAATTTTATAACGTAGAAGCGATGTATTATTACCTTCGCTG CATTCAGTCCGAGACGCCTTTCGAAGGAGCCTACGGGAACCTGAAGCGTCTGTTCGATAAAGCGGCCAAGATGTACCATCAGGTGAAGAAACAAGAGACGAAGAAGCTCTCACCGTCACGCCAGAG ATCAAAGGACATTAAGCGACTCCTCGTAAGCTTCATGTACCTCCAGAGTTTACTGCAGCCCAAGAACAG cgtaATGGACGCAGAGCTGACGTCGCTGTGCCAGTCGGTCCTGGAGGACTTTAACCTGGTGCTGTTCTACCAGCCCAGTCCGAGTCACGGCAGCCAGTCGGTCAGCGAGGAGGAAGACGAGCATGATCAGACCTTTAACGTTCTCCCAGACAGCCTGGTCTTCAAAATGGTGGTGATCTGCCTCATGGTGGTGCACAGCTTAAAGAGAGGAG GTTCTAAGCAGTACAGCACCTCCATCGCCTTCACACTAGCACTTTTCTCCCACCTGGTGAACCACGTGAACATAAGACTACAAGCCGAGCTCGAACAAGGAGAGAGCGACGTTCCGGCGTTACGCACCGACGTTCCCATGG acaaCGTCGATCCTCGAGAGCAGACGAACACACTTCCCTCGGAGGGCGGACCACTGCAGAACGGCTCCATAGAAGAAGAAGACGGAGACGACGAGAACGACGAAGACGAGATGAAAGACGATGGGACGAAGGTTTCTGAGAAAACCCCTGCGAAGAAGAGCAGTGAGGAAAAGCCGAAACAGAAGAGGAAGTTCTCGCGGCTGTCGATGCTGCGACGGCGCCGCTGCCCTCGCAACGAGGACGAGAGCGACCTGAGCGAAGGATTCGAGAGCGATGAAGAGGAGGACGAAGAACCCCCGAGAGCCGACGGTCCGGGAGTCCCGGCCAATTCCTCTCTGGGCAAAGACGCGGTGGGGGAGCAGGGTGTGTGGGAGAGTGGAtccgaggaggaggaggaggaggaagaaggcgGCACCGCGTTCGATGTCGAAACGGACTCCGATATGAACAGCCAGGAGTCGCGATCCGATCTGGAGGACATTGAGGACGCGGCAAGTCCGGTgcaggagcagcagcagcacgtagaagaggaagaagagtcGAAGGCACGTTTGTCACGTGACGAAGTCTCCACCCCTCCCGCCACCAACGGCCCGCTGCTGTCCGCCGACCCCAGCATCAGCAGCAACCTGCAGGCCGTGTCCTCACAGCTCTTCCAAGCCAAACGCTGCTTCCGTCTCGCACCGACCTTCAGCAACGTCCTTCTGATACCCTCACACACCTCCAACACAACCTCCGATTCAGTCCCCTCACACGAAGCCACGCCTCCTGTAGACACGCCTACTATTGCAA ACGTCGACACCGAGGACAGCGAGCACAGCAACCCGTCATATCACAGCGAGAAAACGCTCTCGGAGAGACTGGAGATTCTGACCAACCAAGGCCTCATTCAGGTGGTCAAGGTCTTCGTGGATTGGCTGAGAACAAACACGGACATCGTTCTCATGTGTGCGCAG AGCTCTCAGAGTCTGTGGAATCGTCTCTCAGTGCTGCTAAACCTCCTGCCTGATGGGAACAAGATGCTGGAAGCAG ATCTGGGTCTGAAGAAGGAGTTCAGGGATCTTCTGGCGTGTAGTGAACAGCCGGACCTGGTGCAGACGGTGCTGCTGCCCGAGGACCAGGCGCTACGTCACCTACCCGCCCTGAACCTGACACACCGCCGCCTCGACTTTACTCATCACAGGGGCAGCCTGAGTCCACGGCAGGAG TGTGTGGTGCGCTTGTGCTGTATCCGCAGCTTCGGCCACTTCCTCACCGGTCTCCAAGGCAACGTCCTGCACTACAACCCGGAGGCGGGGATTTTCACCagcatcagccaatcagagcaggACAACATGGTCCAGCAGGCGAAGGCGCAGTTCCGCATG GCTGAAGAGGAAGCACGCAGGAACCGGCTCATGAGGGACATGGCGCAGCTCCGTCTGCAG TTAGAGGTGTCCCAGCTGGAGGGCAGTCTTCAGCAACCCAAATCCCAGTCGTCCATGTCTCCGTACCTGGTGCCAGACACTGGAGCTCTGTGCCAACACCTGAACCTGCTGCGGCATCTGGCAGCAAGCGgctgcttcatcatcatcatcccacGCACAG TCATTGATGGACTCGATGTCCTGAAGAAGGAAAATCCTGGTGCGAGGGACAGCATCAGATTTTTGGAGTCTGAGTTTCGGAAAGGGAATCG atatATCCGGTGTCAGAAAGAGTCCGGGAGGAGTTTCGAGAGGGATAAGCTGAAGAGACAGGACATTGAAGCGTG GCACCTGTATAAAATGGTGGACAGCTGCCGCCAGCTGACGGGATCTCAGAGCGGAGGAGACGAGGACACGGCCGGCATGGTGACCATCCTGACGGGGTACTCGGTGGAGGAGCTTGCCGAACGCTCCGCCCCCATGAAG TCGGCAGTCCAGGCAGTCGTGGCGGCGGGGATGGAGCTGAAGAACGTCGTGGAATTTTACCGGCAGTGGAAGGAAATGGGCTGA
- the paqr6 gene encoding membrane progestin receptor delta isoform X4, whose translation MSGYRHPQSSALDCILSSFQMTNETVNIWTHFLPTWYFLWRFFVLCSTVDFLFDSYTWPLLVYMLLICIYPFTSSCAHTFSTMSPEARHICYFFDYGALSLYSLGCAIAYGFYVMPECWVNSRLHHHFVPIAIANTIFCTSTSCYSRFLELHFPHRSKILRTGAFVIPFMFDNIPLFYRLLLGFGGGCAHTDSLSSHCYHLLFAFLTCFLFASHLPERLAPGRFDYIGHSHQLFHICAVVGTHFQMEAILADMASRRAWLTAHSAVPSFLGTLGALALGILLNLGIIGLFSASLLPPPKFTTHRTPQANGSVKDE comes from the exons ATGTCCGGTTACAGACATCCTCAAAGCTCCGCCCTGGACTGCATCCTCAGCAGCTTTCAGATGACCAATGAAACAGTGAATATCTGGACCCACTTCCTGCCAACATG GTACTTCCTGTGGCGCTTCTTTGTGCTCTGTTCCACGGTGGACTTCCTGTTCGATAGCTACACATGGCCGCTGCTGGTGTACATGCTGCTCATCTGCATTTATCCCTTCACATCCAGCTGTGCTCACACCTTCAGCACGATGTCACCTGAAGCCCGGCACATCTGCTACTTCTTCGACTATGGAGCGCTTAGCCTTTACAGCCTgg GCTGCGCGATCGCGTACGGGTTCTACGTCATGCCTGAATGTTGGGTGAACAGTCGACTCCATCACCACTTCGTCCCCATCGCTATTGCTAACACCATCTTCTGCACCAGCACATCCTGCTACTCCAG gttTTTGGAATTGCATTTCCCTCACAGGAGTAAAATCCTACGGACCGGAGCGTTCGTTATTCCCTTCATGTTCGACAACATCCCGCTTTTCTACCGA CTCTTGCTGGGTTTTGGTGGAGGCTGCGCTCACACAGACTCTCTGTCCAGTCACTGCTATCACCTGCTGTTTGCTTTCCTCACCTGCTTCCTGTTCGCTTCTCACCTGCCCGAGAGACTCGCGCCGGGACGCTTCGACTACATCG GCCACAGTCACCAGCTGTTCCACATCTGCGCCGTAGTCGGGACACACTTTCAGATGGAGGCGATTCTGGCGGACATGGCGTCACGTCGCGCCTGGCTCACCGCTCACTCGGCTGTTCCATCCTTCCTGGGAACGCTGGGAGCTCTGGCGCTCGGAATCCTGCTCAACCTGGGCATCATCGGCCTGTTTAGTGCCAGTCTGCTGCCTCCTCCCAAGTTCACGACACACCGCACACCTCAAGCTAACGGCAGCGTGAAAGACGAGTAA
- the paqr6 gene encoding membrane progestin receptor delta isoform X1: MKRIPEHCMYPDPRPVLFPVWAGPGRGRGWSWPVCITWEGGEGLQSWGLDSAVWCMLCRGGREKLEQACQRGKGALQLPKAMLQLKLPRLFNIHQVPKVFWEDGIMSGYRHPQSSALDCILSSFQMTNETVNIWTHFLPTWYFLWRFFVLCSTVDFLFDSYTWPLLVYMLLICIYPFTSSCAHTFSTMSPEARHICYFFDYGALSLYSLGCAIAYGFYVMPECWVNSRLHHHFVPIAIANTIFCTSTSCYSRFLELHFPHRSKILRTGAFVIPFMFDNIPLFYRLLLGFGGGCAHTDSLSSHCYHLLFAFLTCFLFASHLPERLAPGRFDYIGHSHQLFHICAVVGTHFQMEAILADMASRRAWLTAHSAVPSFLGTLGALALGILLNLGIIGLFSASLLPPPKFTTHRTPQANGSVKDE, encoded by the exons ATGAAGCGCATTCCAGAGCACTGTATGTACCCCGACCCCCGACCTGTGT TGTTTCCCGTGTGGGCGGGGCCAGGCAGAGGGCGGGGCTGGTCCTGGCCTGTGTGTATAACATGGGAGGGCGgtgaaggtcttcagtcgtgGGGTTTGGACTCTGCGGTTTGGTGCATGCTGTGTCGTGGAGGTCGAGAGAAGCTGGAGCAGGCGTGTCAGAGGGGCAAGGGGGCGCTACAACTACCCAAAGCCATGCTCCAACTTAAACTGCCCCGCCTCTTCAATATCCACCAAGTCCCAAAG GTGTTTTGGGAGGACGGCATCATGTCCGGTTACAGACATCCTCAAAGCTCCGCCCTGGACTGCATCCTCAGCAGCTTTCAGATGACCAATGAAACAGTGAATATCTGGACCCACTTCCTGCCAACATG GTACTTCCTGTGGCGCTTCTTTGTGCTCTGTTCCACGGTGGACTTCCTGTTCGATAGCTACACATGGCCGCTGCTGGTGTACATGCTGCTCATCTGCATTTATCCCTTCACATCCAGCTGTGCTCACACCTTCAGCACGATGTCACCTGAAGCCCGGCACATCTGCTACTTCTTCGACTATGGAGCGCTTAGCCTTTACAGCCTgg GCTGCGCGATCGCGTACGGGTTCTACGTCATGCCTGAATGTTGGGTGAACAGTCGACTCCATCACCACTTCGTCCCCATCGCTATTGCTAACACCATCTTCTGCACCAGCACATCCTGCTACTCCAG gttTTTGGAATTGCATTTCCCTCACAGGAGTAAAATCCTACGGACCGGAGCGTTCGTTATTCCCTTCATGTTCGACAACATCCCGCTTTTCTACCGA CTCTTGCTGGGTTTTGGTGGAGGCTGCGCTCACACAGACTCTCTGTCCAGTCACTGCTATCACCTGCTGTTTGCTTTCCTCACCTGCTTCCTGTTCGCTTCTCACCTGCCCGAGAGACTCGCGCCGGGACGCTTCGACTACATCG GCCACAGTCACCAGCTGTTCCACATCTGCGCCGTAGTCGGGACACACTTTCAGATGGAGGCGATTCTGGCGGACATGGCGTCACGTCGCGCCTGGCTCACCGCTCACTCGGCTGTTCCATCCTTCCTGGGAACGCTGGGAGCTCTGGCGCTCGGAATCCTGCTCAACCTGGGCATCATCGGCCTGTTTAGTGCCAGTCTGCTGCCTCCTCCCAAGTTCACGACACACCGCACACCTCAAGCTAACGGCAGCGTGAAAGACGAGTAA